In Populus alba chromosome 4, ASM523922v2, whole genome shotgun sequence, the genomic window AAGAAAAGCAGAGTATACAGTACTGGGAGAGaataattaaaaaccatttGATCTACAGATGCATGCAACctccccttttgtttttttgccccCTTCTTTTGAGTGGGATTATGTTATTCATCATTAGTTTTCGATTATTGATCAAAATCAGAGTTTCCTGTTCCAACCGGTaacattttttaatgattttaactcATGATGGACCCATGAAAAGGCAAAGAAAGTATAAATAATGTCtggcaaaaaattaaaaattactaaaatatttattttataaaaatatatcttaacaTGGAAATGACCTCCGAatatattctatttattattaacCGGAAcagaaaaccttaaaaaataaaaaaattgcagtatcaaataaatatcattgATTAAGTAACCAAATGCAATGATCTGATCAACACATCTAGTGTAGGCCTCtttcgaattaaaaaaaagaggaataaaATGATGACTGTTTCAAACGATGTTAATTTATTTGCCAAATATCCAATTATCAATGCATGCATTCCTCGACACAAGCTATTAAAcaaagtttataaaaaagagaaaaatgaaaagaagattgttttcaaagaaataaataactTGTATTCATACTATTGCATACTCATATtctgtatattttatattttcataatggtttaattattataatttaatactAATAACTTCTTATGATACCTTAAATTCAACATCTTTTATCTTTCGCAGTGATCCAGTCTAGTACCGATCCTTAACTATGACGCTAAGTAAACACGTGTTCCGCGCTAAATTTCCCGATGCCGGGTTGACTAGGGATTAATTCATGGAATAATACACCAACTGATGGATGATGTTCCTTCAATTGAATTCTTCAGACTTTGAGACAATGACAGTACACCTAAACAGCCTAAAATATAACACCAAAGTCGTCTGGGTAAATTACCTTGTGATTTCGAGTAAAAAAATGTACTGGTCCAGCTTTTGTTCCAGAAGTTGCAATGGTTTAAACTGATTCTTAATTAATTGGCGGCCTTGTTTatatttcttggttttttgatgtttttgatcTAGAACAAGCAAAGATGATTTTGAAGTTGTGTTTGCCCGGGCTAATGATTTTGTTTCTACTGTGTTCCGTGGCAACGTCAATGGATCAAAGTGCAGCTGATTCGAAACCTGGCTGCCGAGACAAGTGTGGCAATGTTAGTGTTCCCTATCCCTCGGTATTGATGAACCCAGTTGTGCCCAAAACCAGGACTTGTTTCTAAATTGCAGCCAGAGTGATGGTCATGGTCCTGAGAAGTTGTggttttataatattcctgTTCTCAATATATCAGTTCTTGAAGGCTTAATGGTTGTCAGCATCATCACAGCATATGACTGCTACAACCAGTCAGGGGCATACGTGAAGGAAACTAATCTCTCTATCAATCTCGGTCAGGGACCCTACACGTTCTCAGACACCCAAAACATGTTCACAGCTATAGGCTGTGATACTTTGGGTTTTGTGGGTGAAACTCAGGGCACATATGGAGCTGCTTGTATCTCCTCATGCGATGAAATGGTGAGCCTGGCCGATAACAGTTCTTGCTCAGGTTCAGGATGCTGTCAGACCTCAATTCCCCAGGGCCTAAAGTCTCTGTATATTCTCTCTAGCTCCATGAACAACACACGAATGTTTCATATTTCAATCCTTGTGGATATGCATTTTTAGCAGACAAAAGAACCTTCAAGGCTTCAGATTGGCAGCTCTCAGGTTTGCCAGATGGAAATGCTTCAGATGCTGTGATTGAATGGGTCGTCGAAACAAAGTCGTGTGAAAAGGCTGGAATGAATACCAGTTCATATGCTTGCCGCAATAATACTAACTGCAATTACTCTGAGAATGGCCAAGGATATCGTTGTTCATGCAAAGATGGATTCACAGGAAACCCCTATCTTTCACCAGGATGTCAAGGTAATCTACTGTTCCAATTAAATCGTAAACACCACATATTATGTTGGGTCCTTTTttcgttgttttgattttttgtttagtcTTGTTTACTGGTTCTCTGCTTCTATACTCAAACAGATATTGACGAGTGTGCTGATCGACAAAGGTATCCTTGCAAAGGAAAGTGCAAGAACACGCCTGGAAATTACACATGCAGTTGTCCACTGGGCATGCACGGTGATGGTAAAACAGGTTGTCAAGGATTTGGTATCGCCACCATTGCTTCAGGTAAATTTGCACGTACCCTGTGATTAATCTCTCCCCACTTACATATTTTAGCAACCCCATGCTGGATTCTCTTAACATAGCACAGCAGAAtcactttatataaaatactcAATAGGATATGTGGACTTAATAATATGTTACTTACAATAATTATATGAACTCCTCCTAGTGTGAGAACTGAGAAATTAGACCTGAGATAGATTCAGGGGAGACTGCCccctcaaaatcaaaataattgcaTTTTGCTTGTTTATGAAGTATGAAGTTGGAATCTGGATTCATCCAAACTGACCAAAAATGGACTTCAGGGAGCCTGCCCTCCAAAAATTGCTTATACTTTCAGAATTTAGTACAACAATCCAGCTTTTTAACTATTCTAGCACTTTATAGAACACGGCAGTGTGCTGTTTGTATCAACAATTGTTTTCTTCCCAGACTCCCGGTTGCCCTAGGTTGATCATCATGGCAGTTCATTTCTTTCCATTGAATCTCTTGATGCAGTTACTGGAGGAACTATTTCCCTTGTGATCATCGGTGTGCTGCTCTATATAATTTTGAGGAAATTAAGAAAGGATAAAAACTTCAGAGAAAATGGAGGCATGGTTTTAAAGCATCAACGAGTAAGGATTTTCAGTGAGGCAGAGCTGGCAAAAGCAACCGAAAATTACAATGATCATAAGAAACTTGGCGAAGGAGGCTTTGGCTGTGTTTACAAAGGAGTTTTACCAGACAATACCCAACTTGCAGTCAAGAAGTTTAAGGGAGTAGACAAGGCTCAAATGAACGAGGAATTTCAGCATGAAATTGGCATGGTTTTGCAAGTCAATCACAAGAATGTGGTCAAGCTATTAGGCCTGTGTTTGCAGACCAAAGTGCCTTTGCTAGTTTATGAATTCATTTCAAATGGAACTCTTTTCCACCACATCCATGATAAGAAGTCTCAAGTGTTGAGAACATGGACAGACCGTTTTGAGGGTAGCTGCTGAGACTGCCCTTGCACTTGAATATTTGCATTCTTTAGCAAACCCTCCAATGATTCACGGGGATGTCAAGACGGTTAACATACTTTTGGACGAGGATGGAACAGCAAAGATAGCCGATTTTGGAGCTTCAGTGCTGATCTCACCTGGCCAAACGGATATAGCCACAAAAATACAGGGGACTTTTGGCTACCTGGATCCTGAGTATCTCATGACAGGTAATTTAACTGTAAAGAGCGATGTCTTCAGCTTCGGAGTAGTTCTGGTGGAACTTATGACAGGACAGAAGCCAAACTCTAACGCTAAGTCTGGAGAGAAGCGTAACGTGGTTCAAGATTTCATCTCATCATTAGAAAACAATAATCTCTTTAAGATTATAGATTTTGAGGCAGATGAAGAGGAGCTGGAGGAGATTGAAGTGGTTGCTGAGCTTGCAAAAAGATGTGTAAATAGCAGTGGTGTGAAAAGGCCAAGCATGAAGGAAGTATCTGACGAGCTTTCTAGGCTAACATCACTCCATGAGGACTTGTGGGGTCAGAAAAATAGTGAAGAGACAGAGCATTTGCTAGGAAAATCAGCACTTTCTTTCAATGAGAATGCAAGTCCTTCAATGAAAGAACCTCAGATGGCTCAGACTGTCATATCCTTGGAGATTGAAAATTACTCAAACAGTATTTAAAACTGAACCAATGCCGGTCTTTAACCGACATTATCGGTTGTAGATGTGCTTGTGCATGTAATAATAAGCAGCTTTCTACACTTTTGAGCTGTTGAAACTTGTGTTAATACTTGCTAGGATCCTGTTAGTCTCAGGTGAGGCTACAAGTAATAAACACTAGAGCTTTTTCAGTCTGTAAATCCAATTGGATCTGTTCTGATAAGGCACTGAAAGGTACATCGATAgtctataaaatcaaaagagaagGTAAATCTGGAAGCATTGCGTGTCTGTTATATTCGATGATCTCTTTTTGAGTGTTCTACTCATTATATAGCCATGTTTGAGTTAATTACACGTATAAATTTGAGCAATTATATCAATTCTGCCCAGGAAGCTAAAATATACGGCAACTCACAAATATTTACAGCTATAATCATTCCATAAATAGATAGGCTACTCATACCTTAATATACCTCGACTGACATTCCCCCTCAAATTGATGCAAAGCGATAAAGAAGCATTAAtttgtcaataaaaaattaaaggcattGGCCAGTCATGATTTTTGTAAAGATATCAGCAATCTGGAGGTCACTGGAAatacaaggaaaagaaataacACAAGTGTCCAATACTTATCGAATAGAGTGACAATTCACCTCAATATGCTTTGCGCGCTCATGATAAACAAGATTAACTATAAACTAAATTGCACTAGTTTTATCATCATGGAGAGGAGTGGGATCAGACTAGGAGAAATCGAGAATTACTCGAATAGTATTTAAAACTGAACCAATGCCGGTCTTTAACCGACATTATCGGTTGTAGATGTGCTTGTGCCTGTAATAATAAGCAGCTTTTTACATCCTCTTGAGCTGTTGAAACTCGTGTTAATACTTGCTAGGATTCTGTTAGTCTCAGGTGAGGCTACAAGTAATAAACACTCCTCTTGAGCTTTTTCTGTCTGTAAATCCAACTGGATCTGTTCTGATAAGGCACCGAAAGATACATCAATAATCTTTTCAAAAGAGAAGGTAAATTTGGAAGCATTGCTTGTCAGTTATAGCGAGTTTCATTCCTCGATTTGTCATAGCAGCTATATGCTGTACCAATACTTACAGTCACTGTGCCCTCCAGCACCAGTATTTTACGAGCAGTCATGTTGCTTCTAAACCACAgttcaccaccaccatcatttgAACTGCAATTTAGAAAGAAATGCTCATCCATGGCACAGTCAGGTTTCCCAATCCCAAAGGGATAGGGAACACTAACATTCCCACATTTTTCTTGGCACCAAGGTTTCACATCTTGGCCTGAAGATTCAATTCTCATAAGCCTGAACATTACTGTTGGGGAAATCTCGACCGGTGAtgaactgataattgctcatagAAAGggaagcacactgacacaatatttaacgtggttcgacaaaccgcctacatccacgggagaaatCATTtcattatatagggagagaacaatatttacaataatagaggaggaggaattattccctctttagcaactctcaacctcactctatttctctcttcttagtGCTGCAATGacagctactgctggctgcccctggcagcccactctctcctatatttctcacatctttggcTCACTTTGCTCTCTAAcatatgcctctatttatagacaaGAATAGTAAGACAAATTGGCCATGAATTATGACACAAATGGTGGCTAACACATGAGTTGCACCATTTTTGTCAATGGTGGGTGCAACTACCATTGAAAATGATAATCCTACTTCTTAGGGTAGGTTGCACCATTATTACCCATTAATGGCAAATCCTAACAATTACCAACATTATTAGCAAAGACACCCTCATCTGGAGAGTCATTTTCTCGCACTCCCCAAGTTAACTAATTGCCATTTAAACAAGAAATGAATATATAATAGGAATTTTCTATGAACAGCTGTTTTCTTAGGGCACACTGTGTGATGATGAAGCCTTGATGACAGAATGCAGCAACCTTTGTTGCACATccctttttaaaatttcacaagCATAACCGGCTgtttataaaaacaagaaactcAAGCATCCTATAAAAAATCATGctattaatcaaataattagcCAAAAAGGCAACGAGACTAACATATTTCTTATCGAAAAAACAACAGCATCGTATTACTAGAGGTAACTCATCCAAGAATACATATATCAACATCAACCATTGTATGAAACAACTTTGAATTCCTCGCCTAAACATACATCCAAAACTCGTCATCATCAATCATCAAACAAAGtaattacatataaattaactcaatatcaaaaaatatataaatctatAGTTTCAACCAAATCATACTTTATTTTGTCCCAATCTTGACAACAACACAATGAGCTTCTTGGAAGATCATTAGAATAAAAGACTAGCATCTATCGttgatttaaatcataaaatccaAGGACTTGTTGAAGAgactaaatatataaatattacgtggtgatgtatatatatatgtactttGTACTGTACTGATTATACACCAGAGATTAGATAAGTGGACAGGTTTCAGGCGGTGTGGGTCTTGATTTACAGGGTCGTTGACAGTTTTCAAAAACATGGGACACTAATGCTATCAACGGTGGGCTGGTAGCACACTGCCAAACAAACTCGTAGCGTCAAAGCATGGCTGGAGGGATTGAATCTTTGTCATTGAAGCAAGTGTTCCATAGGGGTCCTGTTCTCATTCATTAGCTGGTTAGTATTCATTGCAGCAAATTGTGTTGGTGCGGAAAAGATGGAGAAAAAGAATGATGCGAGGTTTCTGGGGAATAAAGGTATGAAGATGATGCACctgatcaaaatatattttttaatgaattggaCTTGAATAAATGTATGGCTTCTCTTTGCATGAATGAAGGGCAGCTGAATGGTCTACATATAGATAAGGAAATAGTTGGTTAAACGCAAGAGGTAAGAGGATGAGTGATAAGTACTGCTCTGTGTGTTCTTGGTGGGTGGCTATTACCTGGATTTGGAAGGGCATGTGACTGTGCAGGGATGCAATATTTTGTCCCGATTGAGACATAGCAATCATGGGATCGCCGGCAGGAAGTGAATCATGGGCTAAGATGCTGGTGTGAAAAGCAAAAGTCTATTTCTAGTAATTCGGGCATGCATTTTGTTTATCTAGTAATTCGTTGACTCCAAACGTAGCCTTCATCAAGTCTATTTCTAATCTAAGTTGAGAGTGGAATTGTTTAAATTCAATCAAacctaaataaaatctaattagaaaatctcaaattagttttttttttaaaattttttttattcaaaacaatatcttttttgttttttttttaaaaccttttactaaacaatattatattattttaaaaaatctaaaacaatataaatccGAGTCCACCTAACCAATGTTTAACTCCAGACTTGGTGTAAGTCTGGTTTTCTGGGCTACGCTCAGCAATAATTTGTGGGTCAGCAAAATAGCATTGAGACAGAATGTGTCAGGCAAATCATCACTCAGTTCCCATGAGAATGCAGCTCCCTCAACAAATGAACCCGTATAGTTTAGACTGTGTCCCATTATCCAGCCCACTTCTAGGTCATGTATGTgtcccaaaagaaaaaaagaaaagtttaaagtagttttttttttttgttcaattaggAAATtaagcatttgttttttaatcgaTGTGTTCAATaagttatttaattgtttttacaaGCCATGAATTTACAAAGATGAGGCTCAAAATGGAGCAATTAATACCTGTTTAGGAGAACCTATTCAGACTGTAccttaacttgttttttatgaaatttttttaaaaaattaattttattttaatatactaatattaaaaatatttttttttaaaaaaaatattattttcatgtatttttaaataaaaaatactttaaaaaataatattatcaacCGGCCAAATACCAACTTAATCATAATCATGCAAGAGAAACACTAAGAAAACAAGCTTGTTGGTTTATAAACCTAATATTGCAAACCCATAATTTTACTTGAATAATGTATgataaaagtaaaatttgaaGCTTCCGGATCCTAGAGACAATAGTTGACAGAATCACAAGCCGCACAGCTACAACTCATACAAACAACCAAATGTTCTGTTTTTCTCCTGACTTGGCATTGGGGTTTGGCTTCTTTCCCGTGTGCCTGGGAATTAGACATAGCTAGCAATGGTCACTGCTGCCTCTTAAGAAAATGCAGTGGGCAACTACCTGATATGACTGTGATTATACCAAATACTTGACAACCTGTTTTATCATCACCATTCTTGCTAAATTGACAGTAACGTTTATAATTTACGATGGCGCTGGCATTGGTATCTCTCTGGGTCTTTGTACTCATCGATATCTACATAACATAAGAAATCTGTATGTAAAcctgaaaatgatttgtgtgaACATCAAATCTGAAAAGGAAATACTCCACATGACCGGATCACACAATAGAAAAGAACTGTTCTTGTGAATATCACCTGCAGAAATATTAACTACGGAAATTCCAAAAAGCATTAACCAGTTTATCTTGGCATCCTTGTTGAAGATAGTGGTGCCCTTCGAAACCTTCACAAGATATCCTTGAACGTTGTTTGAATGAGTGCAGTCTGCATTACTGCCACAAGTGTATGCACTAGTACTAGCTTTTGCCTGTTGGCGCCTCTCATTCTTAACTACCCATTCAATTTCAATCCCAACAACTGATGTATGTTTTCCATCAGCTATGCGAGTGAGCTGCCAGCCAATCTGAAAGATAAAAGGAGCGTTTATCTGTTAAAAAATGTCACTCCACAGCGATTTATGTCTGAAATATTTGTGTAGTTGTATATGCTTGAAACTGAAATATCAAGAAGCTCTAGGCAATTGGGAATTGAGGTCTGACAGCATATCAAGAATGAGCAAGGATTCTAGTGACATGTTCACATTTTCAGTGCAAAGACGAGACAGGCAGCGACCAAATGTCACCTCTGCTTTCATCGCCATGACCTCAGTATCACAACCAATAGCTGTCGACATGTTTCTGAAGTTTGAGAGCATGAAAAGGCCAGATCCAAGTGTGATAGACTGAAAAGAAAGGCATCTATCCATCCCTGAATTGTCATAGCAGTCAACAGTCATATGCCATATCAATGCTTACAGTTACTGTGCCCTCCTACACAGATACATCGCAAGCAGGCATGTTACATCCAAACCAAAGTTCAGCATCACCGTCATTTGAACTGCAATCTAGAAAGAAATGCTCCTTCATGGAACAGTCAGGTTTCTCGAACATATGACAAGGAACACCAACATTCACACATTTTCCTTGGCAACCAGGTTTCACTTCTTGGCTTGAAGTTGCTGTTGTCATTAGCCACAATAATAGCGGCATCATTAGCAAAGACACCCACATCTAGAGAATAGTTTCTCATGCACTTCCAAAGTTAATTAACCTCCTGTaagctaaagaaaaaattaatatgtacatataaatatataaaaagagaagttCTAAACCACCTCTCACAATTTGTGCAACTTGATTTCTTTTAGAAAATACTCAAAACGTTGAAACATGACAGATTCAGAGCAGACTCGGTTAATGAAAACTTAAGAATATACAGCAAAATTTGTTAAACATCTTCTTTCACTAGCTAGctatttataaaacaaagaaattcaaCCATCTTATGATAGCAGACTGTACTATTAAACAAATAGGAGCAACCGAACGCAACAAGATAAACACACTAAAAGAGGTAAAGCTGATTATTTCTAATCCTTCCATACATATGTATaatcctcaaaaaaaaaaaaaaaaatcaactattaaACGAAATGAAATTGAATTCGGTCCATATCAACATTCAACACAATATGCACAAAAGCATTAACAACACGCGTTGCAAGATCAAagtctctcccttttttttagcaaatttattaattcaaaaagCAAAATACAAGCACattacaaagtaaaaaaaaaaaaaaaagtgacaatAATCAAAACCCAACAATGGGAAATCTAAAGAACCTGCCTATCAGCAGCCTCAGCAACAATGGGCAACCTAGGAATCTGACCAAACAAACAAGAAGCAGACCCATAAATCAAACAAACCAGAAGGTACAAAAACACAGTACTGTCCAAACTCATCAACAAATCCAATCCCAACCCATCTCTTGGATTAAAACTCCTCTCTAACAAATCAGGAAATATCAACAACACATCAAGCACTATAGCTTGCATGGTATTGAACCTCACATATCTGCTAAAATTGGAGTTTCTCACAACAACAAAGTAAAGAgtcaaaaacaccaaaaacccATTTAAGGGAAAGCTCTTAAAGACTTTAATAGCTGGGAACAGAGGCTGGATGAGAGCTTGAATTGGAGAAAACTGGGTTATGACGTATTTTCCGTACTGGATTCCGTCAAAGAATGGGTAGAAGTAGCAGACAGCAGAGATTATCCTGTCTGTTGTGTCTGCTGAATCGTTACCGTTGGATTTGGCTAAAATTAGTCTTCTGGGCCCTTTCCATTTTCTTGTGTGAGGCAAAAAAGATGGGTTTCTGAGGGAGAGAAGGAAGGGTTTTTGGGAGAGGGTAAGAGGGGCTTGTGGAAAGAGAAGAGTGGACATGGTTAGCTCTTCTCCTTCCTTCTTTTCCAGTGAGAGGTAGAAGAAGCTACAATTGTAGGAGATAAGTTCTTCTAatatccaataaaaaagaaaataaaatgagattaaacccagattttttttttcttaaaaaattaaggatgatTTTAAAGTTATACGATGTTGTCCTTGTGTTTATCCTATTTCaaactattgatttttttttttcttctaatgacGAGTCAAATTTGGGTAACTAATCAAGGCGCCTCACAATAATGCATAAAGTTACTAATTTGCCCGATTATGATTGATCGGTTTGAAAATCTATTGATATTTtggtagttttaattttttaaaatattattttatttaaaaatatattgaaataattttttaaaaatttatttttattatcaatatattaaaatgatataaaaattaaaataaaattaaaataaaaaaaattaaattttttcaaaaatattttttaaattaaaaaacaaacatactctaaatcaatacaaaatcatattttaattgtattaaagATTTACTAGTCGAAGTAAACCAaatctaattaaatcaatttttaattaatttaatttaaaataagtttcaaacaatttttttttttttatcaaataggtTTTAATacttagtaataatatttttagattagttTTCTtatacatgaaatatatatttgaagtaaacttttaatttaatccagctCAAtagtagatttattttttttatattaatatgagTGTTTGAGTTAACTTGCgcgtatcttaattaattttatgaattttaaaattaacaactatgtaaattttcaatgactttaaagtttataaagtttaaactgataatttttaaaaaataaatttaaaatctaactacTTGAACTATTCTATTCAATAATAAACTTATGTTTTGTTAGGCTATGAGGTGATTTTGGCATGAGAATGTataataaatgattttgatgtagaaaattaagaaactaTTAGGTATAGTTTTGTGTTTTGGGGTCAAAATtatccaagatttttttttttcattttttcttaagttcatttatttgaaagtaaaaggaaaaCTACTCTAGGAACATGTGTTACTTGGTGTTctgtttatataaattaaatatattaaaattaatataattttttatataatttatttattaaaatcatataaataaatgtaattatGTGATTGGACGTAAATGGACGAAACACTCAATGATTTTTGTAAGTTATTTTCGGAGTAGAAGATATTTTTTCGGACACTGAAAATTGGATAAGATGGTTAGGTCGACGTGTTTGATCTGCCTACACCTGACGCGGGCGGGTTAGTCGTCAAGCAGTCTTGGGCCGCCAATGTGGAGACATTGGCACGAGCCATTGCACAGGCCAGACATGTCTTGGCCCAATTTCTGAGATGCACTTCTCTCCCGTTTTATTTTTcgaatcttatttatttataaacttatttttaaaataacaaaactacGAAATAATAACcactctctttatttattttattattttgcaaACCCGCAcgtttatttgaataatttatgGCTCAAAGAGAGGTAATTTGGAGGCAAGTAAAGCTTCCATAAAACTACGACGTATTCAAATAAGCAAGAGCGTACCTGCTTGCCCGTACAAACATGGATGAAAATTTACTTGACATTATTGAGAGTTGAGACTGATTCATAAAGCGACCATGCTGATAAGACGATCGCTCCAGTTTTAAATACTATCAGAGAAGTTCTCAATCTCAAGTGGTATCACAGTCTGAGATTGTGTCATTGGACGACGTGCAATCTTGCCGAAAGATTGTGATGATTCGCCTAACAAGTATTCCGTCTCGTCGCTATTTTGCTGAGTCCATGATTTCTGATGAAGATCTATCAGCTTAGCAAGCTCATCTGACACTTCCTTCATGGTTGGCCGGTTTAATCCCATGCTATTCAGACATCCTTTTGCAAGCTCAGCTACAGCTTCTATCTCATCCATTTCGCCTTCATCAGCTGCCTGGAAATCCAAAATTCTGAAAAGATTATTAGTTTCCAGAGCTGAGATAAAGTGTTGAATGAGGTTCCGTTTCTCTCCAGAACTGGAGCTGGAGTTTGGCTTTTCTCCAGTGAGAAGCTCCACAAGAACAACCCCAAAGCTGAAGACATCGCTCCTTGCGGTTAAAATACCCGTCATAAGATACTCTGGATCGAGGTAGCCTAAAGTCCCTTGTATTTTTGTTGCTATAATGGTTTGGTCTGAAGAAATCAGCACTGAAGCTCCAAAATCTGCAACCTTTGCCGTGTAGTTGTTGTCTAAAAGTATGTTCACTGACTTGACATCTCCATGAATAATCGGAGGGTCTGCAAGAGAATGCAGGTAATTAAGCGCAAGGGCAATCTCTGATGCTATCCTCAGGCGATTGCTCCAGGAAGCTAGTAACTGCGACGTTTTGCCATGTATGTGCTTGAAAAGAGTTCCATTTGAAATGAACTCATAAACTAACAATGGCACTTTGGTCTCCAAACACAGGCCCAAGAGCTTCACCACGTTCTTGTGATTGACCTGTGAGACAACGCCCATTTCCTTTTGAAATTCCTCATTCATCTGAGCCTTGTCTACCCCTTTAAACTTCTTGACTGCAACTTGGACATCATCTGCTAGAACTCCTCTGTAAACAGAACCAAAACCACCTTCTCCAAGTTTCTGATCATCATCATAGTTTTTTGTTGCCTTTTCCAGCTCCGCCTCGCTGAAAATCCTTACTCGTTGGTGCTTTAAAACCATTCCCCCGTTCTCCTTGAAGTTTCTAtacttcttccttttcttgcaCACCATGTACAGTAGAACACAAATGATCACAAGCAAAATGGCTGCTCCAATAGCTGCATACCaatgtcaaagaaaaattaatgttgCTTTAAACACAAATCAAGAGATTTCTTCTCTAACCTTTTACCGAGTGATATATGGCCATTAGTATCATCATAAGAGCATCTAAatcggatttttttttactgttctcAGATTAAGTTTTTTTGCACACCAAGACGTAATTCCCTTTTCCGATCCAGTTAAAGTCAAGCAATGCAAGTTGGGATTAGGAGATTCATGAATATTCATTATATATGCTAGTCTTTTTAATCATATACTTATTGAAAatcatcaaaagaagaagaaccatACATGCATAGATATAAATGCCTGTTCTTATTGTTAATTGTCTATAAAGCTGAAGCTCGAGAATTACAGACTCGGCCAGTAATGGCTACGATGCTCTTCATAACGGAGAAACTCATAAcaagattaattccaaagtcaCTTGCGTACCTGTAATTAATGTGATG contains:
- the LOC118059929 gene encoding uncharacterized protein isoform X1, whose amino-acid sequence is MTVDCYDNSGMDRCLSFQSITLGSGLFMLSNFRNMSTAIGCDTEVMAMKAEIGWQLTRIADGKHTSVVGIEIEWVVKNERRQQAKASTSAYTCGSNADCTHSNNVQGYLVKVSKGTTIFNKDAKINWLMLFGISVVNISAGLHTDFLCYVDIDEYKDPERYQCQRHRKL
- the LOC118059929 gene encoding uncharacterized protein isoform X2, whose protein sequence is MTVDCYDNSGMDRCLSFQSITLGSGLFMLSNFRNMSTAIGCDTEVMAMKAEIGWQLTRIADGKHTSVVGIEIEWVVKNERRQQAKASTSAYTCGSNADCTHSNNVQGYLVKVSKGTTIFNKDAKINWLMLFGISVVNISADIDEYKDPERYQCQRHRKL
- the LOC118059922 gene encoding protein TIC 20-v, chloroplastic, whose translation is MSTLLFPQAPLTLSQKPFLLSLRNPSFLPHTRKWKGPRRLILAKSNGNDSADTTDRIISAVCYFYPFFDGIQYGKYVITQFSPIQALIQPLFPAIKVFKSFPLNGFLVFLTLYFVVVRNSNFSRYVRFNTMQAIVLDVLLIFPDLLERSFNPRDGLGLDLLMSLDSTVFLYLLVCLIYGSASCLFGQIPRLPIVAEAADRQVL
- the LOC118059918 gene encoding wall-associated receptor kinase 2, with amino-acid sequence MILQIMCVSWLMMLLLLWPVAAARPDVKPGCQDKCWNVSVPYPFGIGERSCAMNKHFFLNCSSNDEGHPELFFGRNMPARNISVLEGTVTVGIEAAFDCYDRTGSSTDFFSQDITLGSGPFTFSDTLNAFTVIGCDTYAWMTNYEVTYGAACLSLCTEYANMSDGNPCSGSGCCQTSIPKGLKSLNYSLSTLNHYTKVSDFNPCGFAFLADKSSLKISDWPLSRKPKYGKDAYRTDIVIEWVVENKTCEQAKANASAYACGANANCTYPESGQGYRCLCNEGFEGNPYLQEGCQDIDECKDPESYPCHGRCKNTIGNYKCRCPLGMYGDGKIGCQGLGIITLITAIGAAILLVIICVLLYMVCKKRKKYRNFKENGGMVLKHQRVRIFSEAELEKATKNYDDDQKLGEGGFGSVYRGVLADDVQVAVKKFKGVDKAQMNEEFQKEMGVVSQVNHKNVVKLLGLCLETKVPLLVYEFISNGTLFKHIHGKTSQLLASWSNRLRIASEIALALNYLHSLADPPIIHGDVKSVNILLDNNYTAKVADFGASVLISSDQTIIATKIQGTLGYLDPEYLMTGILTARSDVFSFGVVLVELLTGEKPNSSSSSGEKRNLIQHFISALETNNLFRILDFQAADEGEMDEIEAVAELAKGCLNSMGLNRPTMKEVSDELAKLIDLHQKSWTQQNSDETEYLLGESSQSFGKIARRPMTQSQTVIPLEIENFSDSI